The Musa acuminata AAA Group cultivar baxijiao chromosome BXJ1-3, Cavendish_Baxijiao_AAA, whole genome shotgun sequence genome window below encodes:
- the LOC135633332 gene encoding putative disease resistance protein RGA3 → MADSFVSGLVGTLKDMAKEKVDLLLGVPGEIQKLQSTLRNIQSVLLDAEKRRIEDKAVNDWLMELKDVMYDADDVLDEWRTSAEKCAPGESPSKRFKGNIFSIFAGLSDEVKFRHEVGIKNKDLNDRLEEISARRFKLQLHVSAAEPRVVPRVSRITSPVMESDMVGEQLEEDAKALVEQLTKQDPSKNVVVLAIVGIGGIGKTTLAQKVFNDGKVKANFGTTIWVCVSQEFSETDLLRNIVKGAGGSHGGEQSRSLLEPLVEGLLRGNKFLLVLDDVWDAQIWDDLLRNPLQGGAAGSRVLVTTRNAGIARQMKAAYVHEMKLLPPEDGWSLLCKKATMNAEEERDAQDLKDTGMKIVEKCGGLPLAIKTIGGVLCTRGLNRNAWEEVLRSAAWSRTGLPEGVHGALYLSYQDLPSHLKQCFLYCALFKEDYVFGKSDIIRLWIAEGFVEAREDASLEETGEQYYIELHHRCLLQSLQPLSLDYHNYSKMHDLLRSLSHFLSRDESLCISDVQNEWRSAAATMKLRRLSVVATETMDIRDIVSWTRQNESVRTLLLEGIHGSVKDIDDSLKNLVRLRVLHLTYTNIDILPHYIGNLIHLRYLNVSHSRVTELPESICNLTNLQFLLLRGCDQLRHIPRGMARLFNLRTLDCTYTHLESLPCGIGRLKHLNKLGGFVVNTGNDGMCPLAALCGLQELRYLSVGRLERAWLEAKPERVTSILKCNHKLKNLHLHCSSTLTSDGHTEEEIERMEKVLDVALHPPSSVVWLRLQNFGLRYPSWMASASISSLLPNISRLELNYCVHWPLLPPLGKLPSLEFLFIRGARAVTTIGPEFFGCEAAAAGHERERNSKRPSSSSTSPPSLFPKLRQLELLEMTNMEVWNWVAEGFAMRRLDKLVLGNCPKLKSLPEGLIRQATCLTTLFLADVCALKSIRGFPCVKEMSIIGESDLEIVADLPALEVLNLGLFGRGNNHLPEWLAQQSFTTLQRLDVRGTTQILRRCLQNGADWPMIERFPIFSIRDFRGNYISYIKHSCTFDTNLVDDDAAFAAVAAAAEEEEEEEEEDVNEL, encoded by the coding sequence ATGGCCGATTCCTTCGTCTCCGGGCTGGTCGGTACGTTGAAGGACATGGCTAAAGAGAAGGTGGACTTGTTGTTGGGAGTCCCCGGAGAGATCCAAAAGCTCCAAAGCACTCTCCGCAACATCCAGTCTGTCCTTCTTGACGCCGAGAAGCGGCGGATCGAGGACAAGGCCGTCAACGACTGGCTGATGGAGCTGAAGGATGTCATGTACGACGCCGACGACGTCCTCGACGAGTGGCGGACCTCGGCCGAGAAGTGCGCCCCGGGAGAGTCCCCTTCGAAGCGGTTCAAAGGAAACATATTTTCCATCTTTGCTGGCTTAAGCGACGAGGTCAAGTTCAGACATGAGGTGGGCATCAAAAACAAGGATCTCAACGATCGGCTGGAAGAGATCTCGGCCCGAAGGTTCAAGCTGCAACTCCATGTGTCTGCGGCCGAACCAAGGGTGGTTCCTCGAGTTAGTCGCATAACTTCCCCCGTGATGGAGTCTGACATGGTTGGCGAGCAATTGGAGGAGGACGCCAAGGCACTGGTGGAGCAGCTGACAAAGCAAGATCCGAGTAAGAACGTGGTGGTGCTGGCAATTGTGGGGATCGGCGGCATCGGAAAGACCACCCTCGCTCAGAAGGTGTTCAATGATGGCAAAGTCAAAGCCAACTTCGGCACCACCATCTGGGTGTGCGTGTCCCAAGAGTTCAGCGAGACGGATCTTCTCAGAAATATCGTTAAAGGTGCTGGTGGAAGCCATGGTGGAGAACAGAGCAGGAGTCTGCTGGAGCCCTTGGTGGAGGGTCTCCTGAGAGGGAACAAGTTCTTGCTGGTGTTGGATGATGTTTGGGATGCTCAGATCTGGGACGACTTGCTCCGCAATCCTTTGCAGGGAGGCGCAGCAGGGAGCAGGGTGCTGGTGACCACCAGAAACGCAGGGATCGCGAGGCAAATGAAGGCGGCCTACGTCCACGAGATGAAGCTGCTGCCTCCGGAGGATGGCTGGTCCCTCCTGTGCAAGAAGGCGACGATGAATGCAGAGGAGGAAAGGGATGCCCAAGATCTCAAGGACACAGGCATGAAGATTGTTGAGAAATGCGGAGGGCTTCCCCTGGCCATCAAGACCATCGGAGGGGTCCTCTGCACAAGAGGACTCAACAGAAATGCGTGGGAGGAAGTTCTCCGCAGCGCCGCATGGTCACGGACCGGGCTTCCCGAAGGTGTGCACGGAGCACTGTACCTGAGCTACCAAGACTTGCCGTCCCATCTCAAGCAATGCTTTCTCTACTGTGCCTTGTTCAAAGAAGACTATGTGTTTGGCAAGTCTGACATCATCAGATTATGGATAGCCGAGGGGTTTGTCGAAGCACGAGAAGATGCCAGCTTGGAGGAAACAGGGGAGCAATATTACATAGAGCTGCATCATAGGTGCCTTCTACAATCGCTGCAACCTTTGAGTCTGGACTACCATAATTATTCCAAGATGCATGATTTGCTGCGATCGCTCAGCCATTTCCTATCGAGAGATGAGAGCTTGTGCATTAGTGACGTGCAAAACGAGTGGAGAAGTGCTGCCGCCACGATGAAGCTGCGTCGGTTGTCGGTCGTGGCCACTGAAACCATGGACATCCGGGATATCGTCAGTTGGACCAGGCAAAATGAGTCGGTGAGGACATTGTTATTGGAGGGAATACATGGCTCTGTGAAGGATATAGATGATTCCTTGAAGAACCTCGTCCGACTTCGAGTCTTGCACCTTACTTACACAAATATCGATATTCTACCGCACTACATCGGAAATTTGATACACCTGAGATACTTGAATGTGTCTCATAGCCGTGTAACGGAGCTTCCAGAAAGCATATGCAATCTTACGAATTTACAGTTTTTGCTCCTCAGAGGATGTGATCAGTTGAGACATATCCCCCGGGGTATGGCTAGGCTATTCAATCTAAGGACACTCGATTGTACATATACACATCTGGAGAGCTTACCATGTGGAATAGGAAGGTTGAAGCACCTCAATAAACTCGGAGGATTCGTCGTGAACACCGGTAATGATGGTATGTGCCCATTGGCAGCATTATGCGGCCTCCAGGAACTCAGATACCTGTCCGTTGGCAGGTTGGAGAGGGCGTGGCTGGAAGCTAAACCGGAAAGGGTTACGAGCATATTAAAATGTAACCATAAACTGAAGAATCTACATTTACATTGCTCATCCACACTGACATCCGATGGTCACACGGAGGAAGAGATTGAAAGAATGGAGAAGGTGTTGGATGTGGCACTTCATCCACCATCATCTGTTGTTTGGCTCAGGTTACAGAATTTCGGCCTCCGGTACCCCAGCTGGATGGCGTCTGCAAGCATCAGTTCGCTTCTTCCGAACATAAGCCGCTTGGAACTAAATTATTGTGTTCATTGGCCACTGCTTCCACCGCTAGGGAAGCTCCCCAGTTTGGAGTTTCTTTTCATACGAGGTGCACGTGCAGTGACCACCATCGGACCGGAATTTTTTGGGTGtgaagctgctgctgctggtcATGAACGGGAACGGAATTCAAagcgcccttcttcttcttctacttctcctcCTTCGTTGTTTCCGAAACTAAGGCAGCTGGAACTCTTGGAAATGACTAACATGGAAGTGTGGAATTGGGTAGCGGAAGGTTTTGCTATGCGTCGCCTCGACAAATTGGTCCTCGGAAATTGCCCCAAGTTGAAGTCTCTACCGGAAGGCCTGATCCGACAGGCAACCTGCTTAACCACATTGTTTCTGGCCGATGTGTGTGCTCTCAAGTCTATCAGAGGTTTCCCTTGTGTAAAAGAAATGAGTATAATTGGTGAATCAGATCTGGAGATTGTTGCTGATCTCCCTGCACTGGAAGTCTTGAATCTGGGACTGTTTGGGCGTGGCAACAATCATTTACCAGAGTGGTTGGCGCAACAATCATTCACTACGCTCCAGAGACTGGACGTGCGGGGAACCACCCAAATACTCCGCAGATGCCTCCAAAATGGCGCAGACTGGCCCATGATCGAacgctttccaattttttccatcaGAGATTTCCGAGGCAATTACATAAGCTACATCAAACATTCCTGCACCTTCGACACAAACCTAGTCGATGATGATGCTGcttttgctgctgttgctgctgctgctgaagaagaagaagaagaagaagaagaagacgtcaATGAGCTTTGA
- the LOC135639030 gene encoding disease resistance protein RGA2-like: protein MAKEKVDLVLGDPGEIQKLQDTLCNVQSVLHDDKQRRIKDKAIKNWLMELKDVMYDVDDVLDEWRTAAEKCTPGESPPKRFKGDILSIFAGLSDEVKFRNAVGVKIKDLNDRLKEISDRGSKLQLHVSAAEPRVVPRVSRITSPVMESDMVGRRPEEDAKALVEQLTKQDPSNNVVVLAIVGIGGIGKTTFAQKVFNDGKIKASFHTTIWVCVSQEFSETDLLGNIIEGAGGKYNREQSRSLLEPLVEDLLRGNKFLLVLDDVWDAQIWDDLLRNPLQGGAAGSRVLVTTRNAGIARQMKAAHVHEMNLLPPEDGWSLLCKKATMNAEEERDAQDLKDTGMKIVEKCGGLPLDIKTIGGVLCTRGLNRSAWEEVLRSAAWSRTGLPEGVHGALYLSYQDLPSHLKQCFLYCTLFQEDFVFHGPEIVRLWIAEGFVEARGDVTLEETGEQYHRELLHRSLLQSRPYRLAYDEYSKMHDLLRSLGHFLSRDESLFISDVQNEWRRVPSR from the coding sequence ATGGCCAAGGAGAAGGTGGACTTGGTGTTGGGCGATCCCGGGGAGATCCAAAAGCTCCAAGACACTCTCTGCAACGTCCAGTCCGTCCTTCATGATGACAAGCAGCGCCGAATCAAAGACAAGGCCATCAAGAACTGGCTAATGGAGCTGAAGGATGTCATGTACGACGTCGACGACGTCCTCGACGAGTGGCGGACCGCGGCAGAGAAGTGCACCCCGGGAGAGTCCCCTCCGAAGCGGTTCAAAGGCGACATACTTTCCATCTTTGCTGGCTTAAGCGACGAGGTCAAGTTCAGAAATGCGGTGGGCGTCAAAATCAAGGATCTCAACGATCGGCTGAAAGAGATCTCGGACCGAGGGTCCAAGTTGCAACTCCATGTGTCTGCGGCGGAACCAAGGGTGGTTCCTCGAGTTAGTCGCATAACTTCCCCGGTGATGGAGTCTGACATGGTTGGCCGGCGACCGGAGGAGGACGCCAAGGCACTGGTGGAGCAGCTGACAAAGCAAGATCCGAGTAACAACGTGGTGGTGCTGGCAATTGTGGGGATCGGCGGCATCGGAAAGACCACCTTCGCTCAGAAGGTGTTCAATGATGGTAAAATCAAAGCCAGCTTCCACACCACCATCTGGGTGTGCGTGTCCCAAGAGTTCAGCGAGACGGATCTTCTCGGAAATATCATTGAAGGTGCAGGTGGAAAATATAATAGAGAACAGAGCAGGAGTCTGCTGGAGCCCTTGGTGGAGGATCTCCTGAGAGGGAACAAGTTCTTGCTGGTGTTGGATGATGTTTGGGATGCTCAGATCTGGGACGACTTGCTCCGCAATCCTTTGCAGGGAGGAGCAGCAGGGAGCAGGGTCCTGGTGACAACCAGAAACGCAGGGATCGCGAGGCAAATGAAGGCGGCCCACGTCCACGAGATGAATCTGCTGCCTCCAGAGGATGGCTGGTCCCTCCTGTGCAAGAAGGCGACGATGAATGCAGAGGAGGAAAGGGATGCCCAAGATCTCAAGGACACAGGCATGAAGATTGTTGAGAAATGCGGAGGGCTTCCCCTGGACATCAAGACCATCGGAGGGGTCCTCTGCACCAGAGGACTCAACAGAAGTGCGTGGGAGGAAGTTCTCCGCAGCGCCGCATGGTCACGGACCGGGCTTCCCGAAGGTGTGCACGGAGCACTGTATCTGAGCTACCAAGACTTGCCGTCCCATCTCAAGCAATGCTTTCTCTACTGCACCTTGTTCCAAGAAGACTTTGTGTTTCACGGGCCTGAAATCGTCAGATTATGGATAGCCGAGGGATTTGTCGAAGCACGAGGAGATGTCACGTTGGAGGAAACAGGGGAGCAATATCATAGAGAGCTGCTTCATCGGAGCCTTCTGCAATCGCGCCCTTACCGTCTAGCCTACGATGAGTATTCCAAGATGCATGACCTGTTGCGATCGCTCGGCCATTTCCTATCGAGAGATGAGAGCTTGTTCATTAGTGACGTGCAAAATGAGTGGAGAAGGGTGCCGTCCCGATGA
- the LOC135633318 gene encoding disease resistance protein RGA2-like — protein sequence MAVVLDAFISGLVGTLTDMAKAEVDLLLGVPGEIQKLQRYLRNIHSVLRDAEKQRIENESVNDWLMELTDVMYDADDVLDECRMEAEKWTPRASDPRPSTLCGFPICACFREVKFRHAVGVKIKDLNDRLEEISARKSKLQLHVSAAEPRVVPRVSRITSPVMESDMVGERLEEDSKALVEQLTKQDLSKNVVVLAIVGIGGIGKTTFAQKVFNDGKIKASFRTTIWVCVSQEFSETDLLRNIVKGAGGSHDGEQSRSLLEPLVAGLLRGNKFLLVLDDVWDAQIWDDLLRNPLQGGAAGSRVLVTTRNAGIARQMKAAHVHEMKLLPPEDGWSLLCKKATMNAEEERDAQDLKDTGMKIVDKCGGLPLAIKTIGGVLCSRGLNRSAWEEVLRSAAWSRTGLPEGVHGALNLSYQDLPSHLKQCFLYCALFKEDYVFDRPEIVRLWIAEGFVEARGDVSLEETGEQYYRELLHRSLLQWQSYSLDDYYEYFKMHDLLRSLGHFLSRDEILFISDVQNEWRSGAIPMKLRRLSIVATETTDIQHIVSLTKQHESVRTLLVKIARGHVKDIDDYLKNFVRLRVLHLTYTKIENLPHYIGSLIHLRYLNVSYTDIMELPESICNLTNLQFLILRRCTKLTHIPQGIVRLVNLRTLNCELTPLESLPCGIGRLKLLNELGGFVVNTATGSCPLEELGSLHELRYLSINRLERAWIEAESGRGTSVLKGNQKLKNLYLHCSRRSTSDGYREEEIERIEKVLDVALHPPSSVVSLRLDNFFGLRYPSWMASASISSLLPNIRRLELIDCNDWPLLPPLGKLPSLEFLEIGGARAVTTIGPEFFGCEAAAATGHERERNSKRPSSSSSSSSTSPPPLFPKLRQLDLWNMTNMEVWDWVAEGFAMRRLDKLVLYNCPKLKSLPEGLIRQATCLTTLFLADVCALKSIRGFPSVKELSITGESDLEIVADLPALEVLNLGLFGRRNNHLPEWLAQQSFTTLQRLDVIGTTQQLVRCLQNGADWPMIEHFPIFSIRDGRGNYINYIKHSCTFDTNLVDADAAFAAVAAAEEEEEEDIN from the coding sequence ATGGCCGTTGTGCTTGATGCCTTCATCTCCGGGCTGGTCGGTACGTTGACGGACATGGCTAAAGCGGAGGTGGACTTGCTGTTGGGCGTTCCCGGGGAGATCCAAAAGCTCCAACGCTATCTCCGCAACATCCACTCTGTCCTTCGCGACGCCGAGAAGCAGCGGATCGAGAACGAGAGCGTCAACGACTGGCTGATGGAGCTCACGGATGTCATGTACGACGCCGACGACGTCCTCGACGAGTGCCGGATGGAGGCCGAGAAGTGGACTCCTCGTGCGTCCGATCCGAGGCCGTCCACCTTGTGCGGATTTCCCATCTGTGCTTGCTTTCGCGAGGTCAAGTTCAGACATGCGGTGGGCGTCAAAATCAAGGATCTCAACGATCGGCTGGAAGAGATCTCGGCCCGAAAGTCCAAGTTGCAACTCCATGTGTCTGCGGCGGAACCAAGGGTGGTTCCTCGAGTTAGTCGCATAACTTCCCCGGTGATGGAGTCTGACATGGTTGGCGAGCGGCTGGAGGAGGACTCCAAGGCACTGGTGGAGCAGCTGACAAAGCAAGATCTGAGTAAGAACGTGGTGGTGCTGGCAATTGTGGGGATCGGCGGCATCGGAAAGACCACCTTCGCCCAGAAGGTGTTCAATGATGGTAAAATCAAAGCCAGCTTCCGCACCACCATCTGGGTGTGCGTGTCCCAAGAGTTCAGCGAGACGGATCTTCTCAGAAATATCGTTAAAGGTGCTGGTGGAAGCCATGATGGAGAACAGAGCAGGAGTCTGCTGGAGCCCTTGGTGGCGGGTCTACTGAGAGGGAACAAGTTCTTGCTGGTGTTGGATGATGTTTGGGATGCTCAGATCTGGGACGACTTGCTCCGCAATCCTTTGCAGGGAGGAGCAGCAGGCAGCAGGGTGCTGGTGACAACCAGAAACGCAGGGATCGCGAGGCAAATGAAGGCGGCCCACGTCCACGAGATGAAGCTGCTGCCTCCGGAGGATGGCTGGTCCCTCCTGTGCAAGAAGGCGACGATGAATGCAGAGGAGGAAAGGGATGCCCAAGATCTCAAGGACACAGGCATGAAGATTGTTGACAAATGCGGAGGGCTTCCCCTGGCCATCAAGACCATCGGAGGGGTCCTCTGCTCCAGAGGACTCAACAGAAGTGCGTGGGAGGAAGTTCTCCGCAGCGCCGCATGGTCACGGACCGGGCTTCCCGAAGGTGTGCACGGAGCACTGAATCTGAGCTACCAAGACTTGCCGTCCCATCTCAAGCAATGCTTTCTCTACTGTGCCTTGTTCAAAGAAGACTATGTGTTTGACAGGCCTGAAATCGTCAGATTATGGATAGCCGAGGGGTTTGTCGAAGCACGAGGAGATGTCAGCTTGGAGGAAACAGGGGAGCAATATTATAGAGAGCTGCTTCATAGGAGCCTTTTACAATGGCAAAGTTACAGTCTGGACGACTACTATGAGTATTTCAAGATGCATGATCTGCTGCGATCGCTCGGCCATTTCCTATCGAGAGATGAGATCTTGTTCATTAGTGACGTGCAAAACGAGTGGAGAAGTGGTGCCATCCCGATGAAGCTGCGTCGGTTGTCGATTGTGGCCACTGAAACCACGGACATCCAGCATATCGTCAGTTTGACCAAGCAGCATGAGTCGGTGAGGACATTGTTGGTGAAGATAGCAAGGGGCCATGTGAAGGATATAGATGATTACTTGAAGAACTTTGTGAGACTTCGAGTCCTGCACCTTACTTACACAAAAATCGAGAACCTACCGCACTACATCGGAAGTTTGATACACTTGAGATACTTGAATGTGTCTTATACCGATATAATGGAGCTTCCAGAAAGCATATGCAATCTGACGAATTTGCAGTTTTTGATCCTCAGACGATGTACGAAGTTGACACATATCCCCCAGGGTATAGTTAGGCTAGTCAATCTAAGAACACTCAATTGTGAACTTACACCCCTGGAGAGCTTACCATGTGGAATAGGAAGGTTGAAGCTCCTCAATGAACTCGGAGGATTCGTGGTGAACACGGCTACTGGTTCGTGCCCATTGGAAGAATTAGGCAGCCTCCATGAGCTCAGATACCTCTCCATTAACAGGTTGGAGAGGGCGTGGATTGAAGCTGAATCAGGAAGGGGTACAAGTGTATTAAAGGGTAACCAAAAACTGAAGAATCTATATTTACATTGCTCACGCAGATCGACATCCGATGGTTACAGGGAGGAAGAGATTGAAAGAATCGAGAAGGTGTTGGATGTGGCACTTCATCCACCATCATCTGTTGTTTCGCTCAGGTTAGACAATTTCTTCGGCCTCCGGTACCCAAGCTGGATGGCGTCTGCAAGCATCAGTTCGCTTCTTCCAAACATAAGACGCTTGGAACTAATTGACTGCAATGATTGGCCTCTGCTTCCACCGCTAGGAAAGCTCCCCAGTTTGGAGTTCCTTGAAATAGGAGGTGCACGTGCAGTGACCACCATCGGACCGGAATTTTTTGGGTGtgaagctgctgctgctactggtcATGAACGGGAACGGAATTCAAagcgcccttcttcttcttcttcttcttcttctacttctcctcCTCCGTTGTTTCCGAAACTAAGGCAGCTGGACCTCTGGAATATGACTAACATGGAAGTGTGGGATTGGGTAGCGGAAGGTTTTGCTATGCGTCGCCTCGACAAATTGGTCCTCTATAATTGCCCCAAGTTGAAGTCTCTACCGGAAGGCCTGATCCGACAGGCAACCTGCTTAACCACATTGTTTCTGGCCGATGTGTGTGCTCTCAAGTCCATCAGAGGTTTCCCTTCTGTAAAAGAACTGAGTATAACTGGTGAATCAGATCTGGAGATTGTTGCTGATCTCCCTGCACTGGAGGTCTTGAATTTGGGCCTGTTTGGGCGTCGCAACAATCATTTACCAGAGTGGTTGGCGCAACAATCATTCACTACGCTCCAGAGACTGGACGTAATTGGAACCACCCAACAACTCGTCAGATGCCTCCAAAATGGCGCAGACTGGCCCATGATCGaacactttccaattttttccatcaGAGATGGCCGAGGCAATTATATAAACTACATCAAGCATTCCTGCACCTTCGACACAAACCTAGTCGATGCTGATGCTGcttttgctgctgttgctgctgccgaagaagaagaagaagaagacatcaatTAG